In one Platichthys flesus chromosome 3, fPlaFle2.1, whole genome shotgun sequence genomic region, the following are encoded:
- the qsox2 gene encoding uncharacterized protein qsox2 isoform X1 has protein sequence MNDAAAGLRSVRILDQLLELRRRCLTGHERLPPLSVSLSLLLAPSFTLCLSLSFSSLSVLLALSFSLCLSLSLSVSLLPALSLSLCLSFFLSLSLLPALSLSLCLSFFLSLSLLPALSLSLCLSFFLSLSPLSLSCSLPRSLSLSLSLSLSLSLFLLSLCLALSLVLTLSIFLSLSLFLSLSLSLCLSLSLSCLLSRSHSVSLSLSFSLSLSLYCLLSRSHSVSLSFSLSLTLSLFLSLSLSLSLSCLLSRRHSLSLFVSVSLSVSLSLSPLSLSCSLSRSHSVYLSLSFSLSFSLSLSLSLSVSLLPALSFSLCLSFSLFLSFFLSLSLSLSLSLYCLLSRSHSVSLSLSFSLSLCLSLACSLVLTLSLSQLYPGRDSVVKLMETLSDWLLSLPLQRIPYQAVLDLVDNKMRISGVFLGAELRWVGCQGSRAGLRGYPCSLWTLFHVLTVQHEATPTALENTGNAGLESEAAPVLQVMRRYIRTFFGCEQCGRHFEQAASVGLEAVTSAGQQVLWLWNQHNMVNERLAGSLSDDPLFPKAAWPSPVLCASCHEEKDGVHVWNQDNVLRFLRRHYGVSNLSPKYTLHLPQGPAPPADPDPDLVRTAQPQDGRRDGDRKEEEAGPAHWAQRGEAGEDRSEEPGHRKGGGGRGGGMWILGLGFNSVDMSLCVVLYVSSCLFLMLLFFFFKVRSRRWKLRYSRLHV, from the exons ATGAACgatgctgctgcaggtctgAGATCTGTGAGGATCCTCGACCAGCTGCTGGAGCTCAGGAGACGCTGTCTGACAGGACATGAgcgcctccctcccctctctgtctctctctctctcttgctcgctCCCTcgttcactctctgtctctctctctctttctcctctctctctgtcttgctcGCTCTCTCgttctcactctgtctctctctctctctctctgtctctctcttgcctgctctctctctctcactctgtctctctttctttctctctctctctctcttgcctgctctctctctctcactctgtctctctttctttctctctctctctctcttgcctgctctctctctctcactctgtctctctttctttctctctctctctcctctctctctgtcttgctcGCTCCCTCGTtcactctctttgtctctgtctctctctctgtctctctctctctttctcctctctctctgtcttgctctctctctcgttctcactctgtctatctttctctctctttctctctttctttctctctctctctctctctgtctctctctgtctctctcttgcctgctctctcgttctcactctgtctctctttctctctctttctctctctctctctctctctattgccTGCTCTCTCgttctcactctgtctctctttctttctctctctctctcactctgtctctctttctttctctctctctctctctgtctctctcttgcctgctctctcgtcgtcactctctctctctctttgtctctgtctctctctctgtctctctctctctttctcctctctctctgtcttgctctctctctcgttctcactctgtctatctttctctctctttctctctttctttctctctctctctctctctgtctctctctgtctctctcttgcctgctctctcgttctcactctgtctctctttctctctctttctctctttctttctctctctctctctgtctctctctctgtctctctattgCCTGCTCTCTCgttctcactctgtctctctttctctctctttctctctctctctctgtctctctcttgcctgctctctcgttctcactctctctctctctcagttgtATCCTGGTCGTGATTCGGTGGTGAAGCTGATGGAGActctctctgattggctgctcagtTTACCGCTGCAGCGAATCCCCTACCAGGCCGTCCTTGATTTGGTGGACAACAAGATGAgg ATCTCAGGTGTATTCTTGGGGGCGGAGCTTCGGTGGGTTGGTTGTCAGGGCAGCAGGGCGGGGCTACGAGGTTACCCATGTTCCCTGTGGACTCTGTTTCACGTCCTGACCGTCCAACACGAGGCCACGCCCACCGCTCTGGAGAACACAGGTAACGCAG GTCTGGAGAGCGAGGCGGCCCCGGTGCTGCAGGTGATGCGTCGGTACATCAGGACGTTCTTCGGCTGTGAGCAGTGCGGCCGACACTTTGAGCAGGCGGCGTCCGTGGGTCTGGAGGCGGTGACGAGCGCCGGGCAGCAGGTGCTGTGGCTGTGGAACCAACACAACATGGTCAACGAGCGACTGGCAG gcTCTCTGAGTGACGACCCCCTCTTCCCTAAAGCTGCTTGGCCGAGCCCAGTCCTCTGTGCTTCCTGTCACGAGGAGAAAGACGGCGTCCATGTCTGGAACCAGGACAACGTCCTCCGCTTCCTGCGACGTCACTACGGCGTCTCCAACCTGTCCCCCAAATACACCCTCCACCTCCCACAGGGCCCCGCTCCTCCCGCAGACCCCGATCCCGATCTGGTTCGGACCGCTCAGCCACAGGATGGGCGCCGAGACGGAgacaggaaagaggaggaggctggaccTGCACACTGGGCCCAGAGGGGGGAGGCGGGTGAGGACAGGAGCGAGGAGCCAGGCCACAGGAAGGGGGGAGgcgggagaggaggggggatgTGGATCCTGGGTCTGGGCTTCAACAGTGTCGACATGAGTCTGTGTGTCGTCCTCTACGTTTCCTCCTGCCTCTTCCTcatgctgctcttcttcttcttcaaagtTCGCTCCAGGAGGTGGAAGCTACGATACTCCCGCCTCCACGTCTGA
- the qsox2 gene encoding uncharacterized protein qsox2 isoform X2, producing MNDAAAGLRSVRILDQLLELRRRCLTGHERLPPLSVSLSLLLAPSFTLCLSLSFSSLSVLLALSFSLCLSLSLSVSLLPALSLSLCLSFFLSLSLLPALSLSLCLSFFLSLSLLPALSLSLCLSFFLSLSPLSLSCSLPRSLSLSLSLSLSLSLFLLSLCLALSLVLTLSIFLSLSLFLSLSLSLCLSLSLSCLLSRSHSVSLSLSFSLSLSLYCLLSRSHSVSLSFSLSLTLSLFLSLSLSLSLSCLLSRRHSLSLFVSVSLSVSLSLSPLSLSCSLSRSHSVYLSLSFSLSFSLSLSLSLSVSLLPALSFSLCLSFSLFLSFFLSLSLSLSLSLYCLLSRSHSVSLSLSFSLSLCLSLACSLVLTLSLSQLYPGRDSVVKLMETLSDWLLSLPLQRIPYQAVLDLVDNKMRISGVFLGAELRWVGCQGSRAGLRGYPCSLWTLFHVLTVQHEATPTALENTGLESEAAPVLQVMRRYIRTFFGCEQCGRHFEQAASVGLEAVTSAGQQVLWLWNQHNMVNERLAGSLSDDPLFPKAAWPSPVLCASCHEEKDGVHVWNQDNVLRFLRRHYGVSNLSPKYTLHLPQGPAPPADPDPDLVRTAQPQDGRRDGDRKEEEAGPAHWAQRGEAGEDRSEEPGHRKGGGGRGGGMWILGLGFNSVDMSLCVVLYVSSCLFLMLLFFFFKVRSRRWKLRYSRLHV from the exons ATGAACgatgctgctgcaggtctgAGATCTGTGAGGATCCTCGACCAGCTGCTGGAGCTCAGGAGACGCTGTCTGACAGGACATGAgcgcctccctcccctctctgtctctctctctctcttgctcgctCCCTcgttcactctctgtctctctctctctttctcctctctctctgtcttgctcGCTCTCTCgttctcactctgtctctctctctctctctctgtctctctcttgcctgctctctctctctcactctgtctctctttctttctctctctctctctcttgcctgctctctctctctcactctgtctctctttctttctctctctctctctcttgcctgctctctctctctcactctgtctctctttctttctctctctctctcctctctctctgtcttgctcGCTCCCTCGTtcactctctttgtctctgtctctctctctgtctctctctctctttctcctctctctctgtcttgctctctctctcgttctcactctgtctatctttctctctctttctctctttctttctctctctctctctctctgtctctctctgtctctctcttgcctgctctctcgttctcactctgtctctctttctctctctttctctctctctctctctctctattgccTGCTCTCTCgttctcactctgtctctctttctttctctctctctctcactctgtctctctttctttctctctctctctctctgtctctctcttgcctgctctctcgtcgtcactctctctctctctttgtctctgtctctctctctgtctctctctctctttctcctctctctctgtcttgctctctctctcgttctcactctgtctatctttctctctctttctctctttctttctctctctctctctctctgtctctctctgtctctctcttgcctgctctctcgttctcactctgtctctctttctctctctttctctctttctttctctctctctctctgtctctctctctgtctctctattgCCTGCTCTCTCgttctcactctgtctctctttctctctctttctctctctctctctgtctctctcttgcctgctctctcgttctcactctctctctctctcagttgtATCCTGGTCGTGATTCGGTGGTGAAGCTGATGGAGActctctctgattggctgctcagtTTACCGCTGCAGCGAATCCCCTACCAGGCCGTCCTTGATTTGGTGGACAACAAGATGAgg ATCTCAGGTGTATTCTTGGGGGCGGAGCTTCGGTGGGTTGGTTGTCAGGGCAGCAGGGCGGGGCTACGAGGTTACCCATGTTCCCTGTGGACTCTGTTTCACGTCCTGACCGTCCAACACGAGGCCACGCCCACCGCTCTGGAGAACACAG GTCTGGAGAGCGAGGCGGCCCCGGTGCTGCAGGTGATGCGTCGGTACATCAGGACGTTCTTCGGCTGTGAGCAGTGCGGCCGACACTTTGAGCAGGCGGCGTCCGTGGGTCTGGAGGCGGTGACGAGCGCCGGGCAGCAGGTGCTGTGGCTGTGGAACCAACACAACATGGTCAACGAGCGACTGGCAG gcTCTCTGAGTGACGACCCCCTCTTCCCTAAAGCTGCTTGGCCGAGCCCAGTCCTCTGTGCTTCCTGTCACGAGGAGAAAGACGGCGTCCATGTCTGGAACCAGGACAACGTCCTCCGCTTCCTGCGACGTCACTACGGCGTCTCCAACCTGTCCCCCAAATACACCCTCCACCTCCCACAGGGCCCCGCTCCTCCCGCAGACCCCGATCCCGATCTGGTTCGGACCGCTCAGCCACAGGATGGGCGCCGAGACGGAgacaggaaagaggaggaggctggaccTGCACACTGGGCCCAGAGGGGGGAGGCGGGTGAGGACAGGAGCGAGGAGCCAGGCCACAGGAAGGGGGGAGgcgggagaggaggggggatgTGGATCCTGGGTCTGGGCTTCAACAGTGTCGACATGAGTCTGTGTGTCGTCCTCTACGTTTCCTCCTGCCTCTTCCTcatgctgctcttcttcttcttcaaagtTCGCTCCAGGAGGTGGAAGCTACGATACTCCCGCCTCCACGTCTGA
- the qsox2 gene encoding sulfhydryl oxidase 2 isoform X4, protein MSRAWLRAAALLWLVPGLLGAAARLYTEEDPLVILGSSSLRTAVTNSSSAWLLQFYSSWCGHCVQFSGTWKSLALDVKDWQRAISVAVLDCAQEENFDVCKEYGIKFYPTFKYFRAHAAATDRGTIHRGADRQIQSVRQLMVDILQNHTRLDWPDHCPPLEPYSAVELLPLLGQRSDHYTAVITEEPGSYVGREVILDLLQFSGVEVKRALSTDLPLLDALKITTFPSIYLLQPNGTHTHLHVEKRLRFFFSSLLKTLPGVQRRVKSHASPSSAGQMGALADGQSTEPWRDFSRSTVYSADLESALHYLLRVELATHSSLEGEELKVFKDFVTLVSKLYPGRDSVVKLMETLSDWLLSLPLQRIPYQAVLDLVDNKMRISGVFLGAELRWVGCQGSRAGLRGYPCSLWTLFHVLTVQHEATPTALENTGLESEAAPVLQVMRRYIRTFFGCEQCGRHFEQAASVGLEAVTSAGQQVLWLWNQHNMVNERLAGSLSDDPLFPKAAWPSPVLCASCHEEKDGVHVWNQDNVLRFLRRHYGVSNLSPKYTLHLPQGPAPPADPDPDLVRTAQPQDGRRDGDRKEEEAGPAHWAQRGEAGEDRSEEPGHRKGGGGRGGGMWILGLGFNSVDMSLCVVLYVSSCLFLMLLFFFFKVRSRRWKLRYSRLHV, encoded by the exons CGGCTGTACACGGAGGAGGACCCGCTGGTGATCctgggcagcagcagcctgaggaCCGCCGTCACCAACTCGTCGTCGGCCTGGCTGCTCCAGTTCTACTCGTCGTGGTGCGGACACTGTGTCCAGTTCTCCGGCACCTGGAAGAGTCTGGCTCTGGACGTCAAAG actggcAGCGGGCCATCAGTGTGGCTGTCCTCGATTGTGCTCAGGAGGAAAACTTTGACGTCTGTAAAGAGTATGGCATCAAGTTCTACCCAACATTCAAG tatTTTCGAGCTCACGCTGCAGCGACTGACAGAGGAACAATCCACAGAG gtgcagacagacagatccaGTCAGTGAGACAGTTGATGGTGGACATCCTGCAGAACCACACCAGACTGGACTGGCCTGATCACTGTCCACCCCTAGAACCATACAG cgctgtggagctgctgcctctTTTAGGTCAAAGGTCGGATCACTACACGGCCGTCATCACAGAGGAACCAGGGTCGTACGTTGGACGAGAG gtgaTCCTGGACCTGCTGCAGTTCTCAGGTGTGGAGGTCAAGAGAGCTCTCAGCACGGATCTCCCCCTGCTGGATGCTCTGAAGATCACAACCTTTCCCTCCATCTACCTGCTGCAGCCCAACgggacccacacacacctgcatgt TGAGAAGCGTCTgcgtttcttcttctcctctctgctgaaGACGTTACCCGGAGTTCAGCGCAGGGTGAAGTCACACGCCAGCCCTTCCAGTGCTGGCCAGATGGGGGCGCTGGCAGACGGACAGAGCACAGAGCCCTGGAGAGACTTCAGCAG GTCGACGGTGTACTCAGCTGATCTGGAGTCAGCTCTACACTACCTGCTGAGAGTCGAACTGGCTACCCATAGTTCTCTAGAGGGGGAGGAGCTGAAGGTTTTCAAGGACTTTGTCACTTTGGTTTCTAAG ttgtATCCTGGTCGTGATTCGGTGGTGAAGCTGATGGAGActctctctgattggctgctcagtTTACCGCTGCAGCGAATCCCCTACCAGGCCGTCCTTGATTTGGTGGACAACAAGATGAgg ATCTCAGGTGTATTCTTGGGGGCGGAGCTTCGGTGGGTTGGTTGTCAGGGCAGCAGGGCGGGGCTACGAGGTTACCCATGTTCCCTGTGGACTCTGTTTCACGTCCTGACCGTCCAACACGAGGCCACGCCCACCGCTCTGGAGAACACAG GTCTGGAGAGCGAGGCGGCCCCGGTGCTGCAGGTGATGCGTCGGTACATCAGGACGTTCTTCGGCTGTGAGCAGTGCGGCCGACACTTTGAGCAGGCGGCGTCCGTGGGTCTGGAGGCGGTGACGAGCGCCGGGCAGCAGGTGCTGTGGCTGTGGAACCAACACAACATGGTCAACGAGCGACTGGCAG gcTCTCTGAGTGACGACCCCCTCTTCCCTAAAGCTGCTTGGCCGAGCCCAGTCCTCTGTGCTTCCTGTCACGAGGAGAAAGACGGCGTCCATGTCTGGAACCAGGACAACGTCCTCCGCTTCCTGCGACGTCACTACGGCGTCTCCAACCTGTCCCCCAAATACACCCTCCACCTCCCACAGGGCCCCGCTCCTCCCGCAGACCCCGATCCCGATCTGGTTCGGACCGCTCAGCCACAGGATGGGCGCCGAGACGGAgacaggaaagaggaggaggctggaccTGCACACTGGGCCCAGAGGGGGGAGGCGGGTGAGGACAGGAGCGAGGAGCCAGGCCACAGGAAGGGGGGAGgcgggagaggaggggggatgTGGATCCTGGGTCTGGGCTTCAACAGTGTCGACATGAGTCTGTGTGTCGTCCTCTACGTTTCCTCCTGCCTCTTCCTcatgctgctcttcttcttcttcaaagtTCGCTCCAGGAGGTGGAAGCTACGATACTCCCGCCTCCACGTCTGA
- the qsox2 gene encoding sulfhydryl oxidase 2 isoform X3, with the protein MSRAWLRAAALLWLVPGLLGAAARLYTEEDPLVILGSSSLRTAVTNSSSAWLLQFYSSWCGHCVQFSGTWKSLALDVKDWQRAISVAVLDCAQEENFDVCKEYGIKFYPTFKYFRAHAAATDRGTIHRGADRQIQSVRQLMVDILQNHTRLDWPDHCPPLEPYSAVELLPLLGQRSDHYTAVITEEPGSYVGREVILDLLQFSGVEVKRALSTDLPLLDALKITTFPSIYLLQPNGTHTHLHVEKRLRFFFSSLLKTLPGVQRRVKSHASPSSAGQMGALADGQSTEPWRDFSRSTVYSADLESALHYLLRVELATHSSLEGEELKVFKDFVTLVSKLYPGRDSVVKLMETLSDWLLSLPLQRIPYQAVLDLVDNKMRISGVFLGAELRWVGCQGSRAGLRGYPCSLWTLFHVLTVQHEATPTALENTGNAGLESEAAPVLQVMRRYIRTFFGCEQCGRHFEQAASVGLEAVTSAGQQVLWLWNQHNMVNERLAGSLSDDPLFPKAAWPSPVLCASCHEEKDGVHVWNQDNVLRFLRRHYGVSNLSPKYTLHLPQGPAPPADPDPDLVRTAQPQDGRRDGDRKEEEAGPAHWAQRGEAGEDRSEEPGHRKGGGGRGGGMWILGLGFNSVDMSLCVVLYVSSCLFLMLLFFFFKVRSRRWKLRYSRLHV; encoded by the exons CGGCTGTACACGGAGGAGGACCCGCTGGTGATCctgggcagcagcagcctgaggaCCGCCGTCACCAACTCGTCGTCGGCCTGGCTGCTCCAGTTCTACTCGTCGTGGTGCGGACACTGTGTCCAGTTCTCCGGCACCTGGAAGAGTCTGGCTCTGGACGTCAAAG actggcAGCGGGCCATCAGTGTGGCTGTCCTCGATTGTGCTCAGGAGGAAAACTTTGACGTCTGTAAAGAGTATGGCATCAAGTTCTACCCAACATTCAAG tatTTTCGAGCTCACGCTGCAGCGACTGACAGAGGAACAATCCACAGAG gtgcagacagacagatccaGTCAGTGAGACAGTTGATGGTGGACATCCTGCAGAACCACACCAGACTGGACTGGCCTGATCACTGTCCACCCCTAGAACCATACAG cgctgtggagctgctgcctctTTTAGGTCAAAGGTCGGATCACTACACGGCCGTCATCACAGAGGAACCAGGGTCGTACGTTGGACGAGAG gtgaTCCTGGACCTGCTGCAGTTCTCAGGTGTGGAGGTCAAGAGAGCTCTCAGCACGGATCTCCCCCTGCTGGATGCTCTGAAGATCACAACCTTTCCCTCCATCTACCTGCTGCAGCCCAACgggacccacacacacctgcatgt TGAGAAGCGTCTgcgtttcttcttctcctctctgctgaaGACGTTACCCGGAGTTCAGCGCAGGGTGAAGTCACACGCCAGCCCTTCCAGTGCTGGCCAGATGGGGGCGCTGGCAGACGGACAGAGCACAGAGCCCTGGAGAGACTTCAGCAG GTCGACGGTGTACTCAGCTGATCTGGAGTCAGCTCTACACTACCTGCTGAGAGTCGAACTGGCTACCCATAGTTCTCTAGAGGGGGAGGAGCTGAAGGTTTTCAAGGACTTTGTCACTTTGGTTTCTAAG ttgtATCCTGGTCGTGATTCGGTGGTGAAGCTGATGGAGActctctctgattggctgctcagtTTACCGCTGCAGCGAATCCCCTACCAGGCCGTCCTTGATTTGGTGGACAACAAGATGAgg ATCTCAGGTGTATTCTTGGGGGCGGAGCTTCGGTGGGTTGGTTGTCAGGGCAGCAGGGCGGGGCTACGAGGTTACCCATGTTCCCTGTGGACTCTGTTTCACGTCCTGACCGTCCAACACGAGGCCACGCCCACCGCTCTGGAGAACACAGGTAACGCAG GTCTGGAGAGCGAGGCGGCCCCGGTGCTGCAGGTGATGCGTCGGTACATCAGGACGTTCTTCGGCTGTGAGCAGTGCGGCCGACACTTTGAGCAGGCGGCGTCCGTGGGTCTGGAGGCGGTGACGAGCGCCGGGCAGCAGGTGCTGTGGCTGTGGAACCAACACAACATGGTCAACGAGCGACTGGCAG gcTCTCTGAGTGACGACCCCCTCTTCCCTAAAGCTGCTTGGCCGAGCCCAGTCCTCTGTGCTTCCTGTCACGAGGAGAAAGACGGCGTCCATGTCTGGAACCAGGACAACGTCCTCCGCTTCCTGCGACGTCACTACGGCGTCTCCAACCTGTCCCCCAAATACACCCTCCACCTCCCACAGGGCCCCGCTCCTCCCGCAGACCCCGATCCCGATCTGGTTCGGACCGCTCAGCCACAGGATGGGCGCCGAGACGGAgacaggaaagaggaggaggctggaccTGCACACTGGGCCCAGAGGGGGGAGGCGGGTGAGGACAGGAGCGAGGAGCCAGGCCACAGGAAGGGGGGAGgcgggagaggaggggggatgTGGATCCTGGGTCTGGGCTTCAACAGTGTCGACATGAGTCTGTGTGTCGTCCTCTACGTTTCCTCCTGCCTCTTCCTcatgctgctcttcttcttcttcaaagtTCGCTCCAGGAGGTGGAAGCTACGATACTCCCGCCTCCACGTCTGA